TATTAGACTCTCTGTATGATGTTGGGTTATAGCCCACATCATTACTTGTTtctaaattgaaacaaaatttgttAGATAAGACCTCGGAGTTTGTTAGGTGAATTTTCTTATCTTTAAATCTTTTTGTCTTTTAGCAATGACCCACTAGAAGAAAGTGTTAATAAGACGTCCGCATAAGATGACCTACCCCTTGCATCTCCAACCCAAGGGGCTAAGGTCATCCTAGGTGAAGGTCTTATTTACACATTTTTACTTGTGGGTCATTATTAAATGACAAAAACTGGTGAAGGTAAAACTTTTAGCTAAAATTCATCTCCACTCCTCAAGGTCTTGTTGAACACATTTTATCTGAATAGAAAGACAAAATGATGATGTGGATCTAAGACCAAGCACACGAACAAGGTCTAACCTAAGGTCTAACCTATTCTTACTTTTTTTGTTATTCTCATAAAGTTTCTCTAACAACACTCGAGAACTCCACCtaattccgaaaatattcaagGAATGAGCCCAAACCTCAAAAGTTGTTTTGCAATGTATGTAGCTTGCATCCTGAATAAGATCTACAGTGCACTCATAATGTCAAAGAATCCAATCTTGGAGCCCCATTACAGTAGAGTGTCCAAAGCAATAAAGAGACTTCCAGAGCGATTTTTGGGTTCTACAAATGCTTATCaggaaaagataaatacccaTCTGTTTCTACATGCCACAAATCTAACGGCAGACATCTACAGTGCACTCataatgtcagtacgtcacatttGAGAAAGAACAAGCAGATTCCTGATGTTCATGGTAATATGTGGTATACAGCTTACCTTGTAATGGTATCCATTTATACCCCCAGAAGAGTTCTTAATATACATAGCAATTGCAAACCTCAAGAAGATTTCTTAATATACATGGCAATGGCAATGTCAGTATGTCACTGCTAGGATCAGTTCAGGTATCTTTACGCTATACAAAGATACATCGAGGAATTCAAATTCAATGACTCAGAATGTTCGTGCTCCATTTTCTTCTTTAATCCAGCTATATCCGACTGTTTTGCTCATCCTTCTTTCACTCAGCGTGGTTCTAACTCGAGCAGCGTCATCCCATCTACGCACTGAAGCATAAATATTTGCCAAAAGCACATAATTCCCTGAATTATCAGGTTCGATTTCGAACAAACGCTGAGCTGATATTTCACCCAGCTCAACATTACCATGGACAGCACAAGCACCTAATAAAGCACCCCAAGCTCCAGCATCTCTTGATGCACCTGTATTCTCTAATATAAGCTTGTAAGCTTCATTGAGTTTCCCGGCTCGGCCAAGAAGGTCAACCATGCAAGAAATATGTTCTGTTGATGGTTCAATCATGCAAGTTGTTGTCATTAGCTTGAAATACTTGCACCCTTGTTCCACTAGTCCAGCATAGCTACACGCATTAAAGACTCCTAAGAAAGTAACTTTATTCGGTTGTATTCCTTTTTTCTGCATCTTTGAGAAAAGCTCCAGAGCTTCTTGAGGCCTTCCATGATCAGCAAGAGCTGTGATTAGAGCACCATATGTGATAACATCCCGCTCATGCATTTTACTGAATTCTAGCAATGCTTGGTCGATGCTTGCACATTTTGCATACATGTGGATTAAAGCATTTGACAGGATAAGTGTTCGATCTGCATTGTTCAAACAGACAGTATGAACTTCTACACAGGAAAATCGAGTAAACATGACAAGTACATTAAGTCACTATGCAGTTATGTGTATAGCCGGTCAAAATTCATTGTTCGTGTTAGTTTAATGGCCATGTTTAGTTGTTGCTGCAACCATTTCAGTGCTAGTGCATAAAATCATGAAATAGAAACTTACCGCAACTACCTTCCTCCACATGCTCGGTTAGTGAATGTGCCATCTCGGCATCTCCAAGTTGAGTACAAGCCGAAATCACTCCAACCATCGCCACCTCATTAGCCTTAACATTAAGCTCTCTCATCCTCTTATACATTTCAATAGCTTCTTTCAAATACCCATTGTGCGAGTAACACGCAATCATAGCTCCCCAACAACTCTCATCCTTCACATTTATTTCATCAAAAACTTTCTCCGCACCCAAAACATTCCCAACTTTTCCATACCCTGCAATCATAGCTATCCACGTAATTGTATTCCTTATCGGCATCTGATCATACAAAGCTTTGGCCTCATTAATCTCACCCACATTCGCATACCCAGCTACCATCGAAGTCCAAGACACTACATTCCTCTCCTGCATAACATCAAACAACGCACGTGCCTCCCTCATCAAATCCATTTTCGTGTACCCAGACACCATAGCAGTCCAAGCAACAACATCTCTATCAACCATCTCATCAAAAACTCTTCTTGCATCTTCAATCAACCCACATTTCCCATACATATCCACCAACGTAGTTCCAATCACTTTACTGCCCATAAACCCCGACTCAACAACACTTGCATGAATCATTTTACCTTCACGAACAGCCGGTATCCTCGCACAAGCATTAAGCACAGACGAAAACGTAAACCCACTTGCCAAAACACCCATCTCATGCATCCTCCTGTAAAGCAAAACAGCACATTTAAATTCATCGCAAAGGGTGTGTGCACGTATTAAAGAAGTCCAAATACACTCGTTTTTCTCACTCTGAGGTATTTGATCGAACAAGTTACGTGCATAACTCAACTTTTTGGAAGGTAACTTTAGTAGCTgtgttagaagatgatgaagctgatggCTTGAATGGATTAAGGTTTTGAGTAATCTAGCATGGGTTTGTTTGAGTTGGATTTCTGTTTTGCTTATTTTTAGACAGAAAGAGATAGTTGATTCGGTATTGTAATGGCAAGGGATGACGAAGTATTTTGTTGTCATCAAGTTTTTATGTTCTTGAATTACATTTGTGCTCATTTGAAAAAATACATCTTTGAATCTGTTGTGTTAATCCattacaaaaaagaaattttgtGTTCTTAATTTCTCATAGTAACACAAGCCAGTATAATACATTGCATCACAGGTTCTAGGA
This genomic interval from Papaver somniferum cultivar HN1 unplaced genomic scaffold, ASM357369v1 unplaced-scaffold_107, whole genome shotgun sequence contains the following:
- the LOC113327787 gene encoding putative pentatricopeptide repeat-containing protein At5g37570, producing MSTNVIQEHKNLMTTKYFVIPCHYNTESTISFCLKISKTEIQLKQTHARLLKTLIHSSHQLHHLLTQLLKLPSKKLSYARNLFDQIPQSEKNECIWTSLIRAHTLCDEFKCAVLLYRRMHEMGVLASGFTFSSVLNACARIPAVREGKMIHASVVESGFMGSKVIGTTLVDMYGKCGLIEDARRVFDEMVDRDVVAWTAMVSGYTKMDLMREARALFDVMQERNVVSWTSMVAGYANVGEINEAKALYDQMPIRNTITWIAMIAGYGKVGNVLGAEKVFDEINVKDESCWGAMIACYSHNGYLKEAIEMYKRMRELNVKANEVAMVGVISACTQLGDAEMAHSLTEHVEEGSCDRTLILSNALIHMYAKCASIDQALLEFSKMHERDVITYGALITALADHGRPQEALELFSKMQKKGIQPNKVTFLGVFNACSYAGLVEQGCKYFKLMTTTCMIEPSTEHISCMVDLLGRAGKLNEAYKLILENTGASRDAGAWGALLGACAVHGNVELGEISAQRLFEIEPDNSGNYVLLANIYASVRRWDDAARVRTTLSERRMSKTVGYSWIKEENGARTF